AGAAGCGTAAGTCTGGCGAGCCCTACATGTCTCACCCGGTCGAGGTCATGGATATCATCGCGGAGTTGAGACTCGACTCATCGAGTCTGGTGGCGGGTTTGCTGCACGACACGGTGGAGGATACTCAGACCACAGTGGACGAGTTGAAGGACCTCTTTGGCGAAGATGTGGCTTTCCTCGTTGATGGTGTCACAAAACTTTCGAAGCTCAGTTTCAATACGCGGGAGGAAGCTCAGGCCCAGAACTTCCGAAAGATGATCATCGCGATGAGTCGCGATCTCCGCGTGATCGTGCTCAAACTAGCCGACCGACTGCACAATATGCGGACCATGAAACACATGCCGCAGCATAAACAAGAGCGGATCTCGGAGGAAACTCTGGACATCTACGCTCCTATTGCGCATCGCCTCGGCATCTCGTGGATCAAGACAGAGCTTGAGGATCAGTCGTTTAGGTATCTTTATCCGGATGCTTATTTCGACATCTCTGAGCAGGTGTCAAAGAAGAAGCGGGAGCGCGAGAGCTTCATCCGCGAGGTGATCAACATCCTCAAGGAATTGATGGGCGAGAACACCATCACCTGTCAGGTGGACGGTCGGCCGAAAAATTTCTGGAGCATCTACCGCAAGATGCAAAAGCAGCAGATCGAATTCGACCAGGTCTACGACGTGTTGGCCTTTCGAATCATCGTGGACGAGAAGTACCAGTGTTACGAGGCATTGGGGCTAGTTCACAACCTTTGGAAACCCATCCCCGGACGCTTCAAAGACTACGTGGCCATCCCGAAGCCAAACGGATACCAGTCTTTGCACACTTCGGTCATCGGCCCGGATCAAGAGCGTATCGAGATCCAGATTCGAACCCACGAAATGCACCGTGTTGCTGAAGAGGGTATCGCCGCGCACTGGATGTACAAAGAAGGCAAAGCGGTACCGAATGCCGACGATGCGGCCTTTGCATGGCTGCACCAGCTGATGGAAGAGCATCACGACGCGGAGGACCCGCACGAGTTCTTGGAGTCTGTGAAGATCGATCTCTTCCACGATGAAGTCTATGTTTTCACGCCGAGAGGCGATGTCAAAGGACTTCCTGCCGGCGCGACCTGTCTCGACTTTGCTTTTGCGATTCATACCGAAGTCGGTTCCCACACGGTCGGCTCGAAGGTAAACGGGCAGATTGTGCCGCTACGCTACGAGCTTAAGACCGGGGATATCTGCGAGATATTGACGAGCCCGAACCAGAAGCCGAACAAAGATTGGCTGGCGTTTGTGGTGACGGGCAGGGCGCGGACCAAGATTCGAAACGCGGTCCGAGAAGAGCAGCGGGAGCGAAGCCGTGAGCTTGGGCGAGAGCTATTGGACAAGGAATTCAAGCGGCACGGCACTAACGTTCGAGAAATGGAGCGCAACGGAAAGCTGCTCGACGCGACCTTGAAGTCCAAGTTTCACAATATCGACGAGATGCTGGCGGATATTGGTTATGGCAAGTCTTCGCCCGAAACGATTGTTTCCAAGATATTTGCCCAAAAAGAACCCGAGCAAAAGAAAGAGAGCAAGCTCGACCAATTCATCAATAAGTTCACGGGCCGCGGTAAAGGCAAGGGCGTCATCATCGATGGAATCGACGATATCATGGTGACCTACGCCAAGTGCTGCAATCCCGTCCCGGGGGACGATGTGCTTGGATTCATCACGCGCGGGCGCGGCCTATCGGTTCATCGGCGCGATTGTGATAAGGTTGCGCATCTTGAGAAGGAGAGGAAGGTCGATGTCTCCTGGGCCTCGAGGGGCAAGGAAGACAAGACGAGCCGGCACTCGGTCAATGTCCGCGTGTTCTGCACCGACAAGCCAGGTCTTTTGGCGAATATCTCTCAGTCATTCTCGGATTCTGGCGTCAATATTGCTCAAGCCCATTGTTTGACGACCGAAGACCAGCGGGCTGTGAATACGTTCGAAGTCCTTGTCTTGGACTTGAATCAACTTCAGGCCGCGATGCGGAAAATTCAACGAATCAAAGGTGTCTACCGAGTTGAGCGTGTCTAATGTCTGTGAATGTGGATCGTTTTCTGGAGTATTTGCGCGTGGAGCGCGGACGTAGCGAACGTACGTTGGCTGCATACTCGAGCGATCTTTCACAACTTCAAGAGCATTTGGAGGAGCACGAGCTCTCGCTAGACCATGTGGACCAGATTGGTTTGAAGAATCTGAGAGGGTTTGTGGCGTCACGCCTTGACGTGGACACTTCTGCCACGCTCGCCCGAAAGATTTCGGCGATTCGCTCATTTTGGACGTTTTTGGTCAAAAAGGGCGTGATTGAAGATGATATTGCGGAGCTCTTGAGCGCGCCCAAGGTTCGACAGCCACTGAAAAACTTTCTGAGTGTGGACGAGATTTTCCAACTTTTAGACGGCCACAAACAAGACGGCGTGCTCGGTATCCGAGACATGGCGATGTGGGAGACCCTCTACGGGTGTGGGCTTCGTGTTTCCGAGCTCGTGGGTTTGAATTTGGCCGAAGTCGATTTGAAGGACGGCTGGATTCGGACAGTGGGTAAAGGAAACAAAGAGCGCATGGTTCCTCTTGGTCAAAAGGCCAAGGCGGCCATCGAGCTTTATCTCTCAAGACGTAGTGAGATTGCCCAGGACAACCACTCCACGAGTGCGATTTGGGTCAATTCTCGCGGTGGACGACTCAGCGACCGCAGCGTTCGAAGGCTCTTGAAGGAACATCTGATTCGGGCAGGTCTGGACACATCCGTGACACCTCACGGTTTGAGACACTCCTTTGCCACACATCTCCTTGATGCTGGTGCCGATTTGCGCGGCATTCAGGAGCTCCTTGGGCACGCAAGCCTTTCTACAACGCAACGCTATACCCACGTCTCGGTGGAGCGTTTGGCCGAAGTCTACGATGCGGCACATCCGCGCGCTCGCTCGCAAAACAAAGGGGAGAACTCATGATTAAAGGGACCACAATTCTGAGCGTACGCCGAGGCGATGAGGTCATCGTGATCGGTGACGGGCAGGTTACCATGGCCGAAAAGACCATTTTGAAAGCCAGTGCGCGCAAGGTGCGACGCATCCACGATGGCAAGGTGATTTGTGGGTTTGCGGGGTCCACTGCGGACGCGATCACGCTCTACGAGAAACTGGAGGAGAAGCTTCGAAGTACCCAGGGCAACCTTCTCAGGGCCAGCGTCGAGTTGGCCAAGGAGTGGCGTTCTGACAAGATGTTGAGGCAGCTTGAGGCGTTGCTTATCGCAGCCGACCGAGAGCGGACGCTCCTGATCAGCGGAAATGGGGACGTACTCGAGCCGGAAAACGGTATGGTTGCGATTGGTAGCGGCGGGGTCTATGCGCTTGCGGCCGCGAAGGCTTTGCACGCTCATACGGAGCTCTCACCGCGAGAATTGGCCGTCAGCGCGATGAAGATCGCCGCAGAAATGTGTGTCTTTACGAACGATAACTTCACACTCGAGGAGCTTCGCGATGAACCCTGAGCAGCTTACTCCGCGCGAGATTGTGGAGCATTTGGATCGCTATATTGTGGGGCAGTTAGAGGCCAAGAGAAGTGTGGCAATCGCTTTGCGGAACCGATGGAGGCGCCAAAACGTTGCGGCGGACTTGAGGCACGAGATCATGCCTAAGAATATCTTGATGATAGGCCCCACAGGTGTCGGAAAGACCGAGATTGCGCGTCGATTGGCCAAACTCGCCGGCGCTCCTTTTCTCAAGGTTGAGGCGACGAAATTCACTGAGATTGGCTACGTGGGGCGAGACGTTGAGAGCATTGTTCGTGATCTGGTGGACGTTGGTGTGGCGCTGGTCCAACAAGAGCATGAAGCACGCCTCGAAGATCGGGTCCGCGACATCGTGGAGCGCCGCATCGTAGAAGCGATTGAGGCACAAAAGGGCGTCAAACGGGCGCTTGATGGGAGCGATGCGGGTCGGCCCACGTTTGTCGTTGGACAAGATGGCAGCGTGCACGAGGACCATGGCACAGGTCTGCACGCCCAAGTCCGCGACGGGCACCTTGACGATATGTGGATCGAAGTTGAGTTGGATGAAAACGAAGCCGGCCCAAAAGTTCAGGCCGAGGTCAGCGCTGCGTTTGATTTTGCGCCAATTTTTGAGCAGCTCATCCCTAAGAAAAAGCGGCGAAGGCGCATGAAGGTTAAGGAAGCGCGTCAAGCTTTCATGCGCGAAGAGTCACTGCGGCATCTCGATATGCGGCGGGTGGTCGACGAGGCCATCGAGCGGGTCGAAGAATACGGCATCGTTTTCATCGACGAGCTCGACAAAGTGGCTGTGCGACAAAATAGCCATGGCCCGGATGTGTCGCGCGAGGGCGTTCAGCGCGACCTGCTTCCTTTGGTGGAGGGCACTACGGTTTCGACAAGGCACGGTCTGGTCTCTACAGACCACATTCTCTTTGTGGCTGCTGGTGCGTTTCACGTGTCTACTCCCGCGGATCTTCTTCCAGAGCTCCAGGGTCGCTTTCCGATCCGCGTGAATTTGGACCCGCTGACCCAAGATGACTTTCGGCGCATTCTGACTGAGCCTTCGAATAGCCTGACTCGTCAGTATTCTGCGTTGATGGCCACGGAAGGTGTGACGCTGCAATTTGAGAGTTCGGCTATCGAAGCCATCGCTGAAATGGCCTTTCAGGCCAACGAAA
This Microvenator marinus DNA region includes the following protein-coding sequences:
- a CDS encoding RelA/SpoT family protein — protein: MDAAEKALRERVEEILDKTAVYQPNLDRDLILKAFDFGMMMHEGQKRKSGEPYMSHPVEVMDIIAELRLDSSSLVAGLLHDTVEDTQTTVDELKDLFGEDVAFLVDGVTKLSKLSFNTREEAQAQNFRKMIIAMSRDLRVIVLKLADRLHNMRTMKHMPQHKQERISEETLDIYAPIAHRLGISWIKTELEDQSFRYLYPDAYFDISEQVSKKKRERESFIREVINILKELMGENTITCQVDGRPKNFWSIYRKMQKQQIEFDQVYDVLAFRIIVDEKYQCYEALGLVHNLWKPIPGRFKDYVAIPKPNGYQSLHTSVIGPDQERIEIQIRTHEMHRVAEEGIAAHWMYKEGKAVPNADDAAFAWLHQLMEEHHDAEDPHEFLESVKIDLFHDEVYVFTPRGDVKGLPAGATCLDFAFAIHTEVGSHTVGSKVNGQIVPLRYELKTGDICEILTSPNQKPNKDWLAFVVTGRARTKIRNAVREEQRERSRELGRELLDKEFKRHGTNVREMERNGKLLDATLKSKFHNIDEMLADIGYGKSSPETIVSKIFAQKEPEQKKESKLDQFINKFTGRGKGKGVIIDGIDDIMVTYAKCCNPVPGDDVLGFITRGRGLSVHRRDCDKVAHLEKERKVDVSWASRGKEDKTSRHSVNVRVFCTDKPGLLANISQSFSDSGVNIAQAHCLTTEDQRAVNTFEVLVLDLNQLQAAMRKIQRIKGVYRVERV
- the xerC gene encoding tyrosine recombinase XerC — its product is MSVNVDRFLEYLRVERGRSERTLAAYSSDLSQLQEHLEEHELSLDHVDQIGLKNLRGFVASRLDVDTSATLARKISAIRSFWTFLVKKGVIEDDIAELLSAPKVRQPLKNFLSVDEIFQLLDGHKQDGVLGIRDMAMWETLYGCGLRVSELVGLNLAEVDLKDGWIRTVGKGNKERMVPLGQKAKAAIELYLSRRSEIAQDNHSTSAIWVNSRGGRLSDRSVRRLLKEHLIRAGLDTSVTPHGLRHSFATHLLDAGADLRGIQELLGHASLSTTQRYTHVSVERLAEVYDAAHPRARSQNKGENS
- the hslV gene encoding ATP-dependent protease subunit HslV, with product MIKGTTILSVRRGDEVIVIGDGQVTMAEKTILKASARKVRRIHDGKVICGFAGSTADAITLYEKLEEKLRSTQGNLLRASVELAKEWRSDKMLRQLEALLIAADRERTLLISGNGDVLEPENGMVAIGSGGVYALAAAKALHAHTELSPRELAVSAMKIAAEMCVFTNDNFTLEELRDEP
- the hslU gene encoding ATP-dependent protease ATPase subunit HslU; translation: MNPEQLTPREIVEHLDRYIVGQLEAKRSVAIALRNRWRRQNVAADLRHEIMPKNILMIGPTGVGKTEIARRLAKLAGAPFLKVEATKFTEIGYVGRDVESIVRDLVDVGVALVQQEHEARLEDRVRDIVERRIVEAIEAQKGVKRALDGSDAGRPTFVVGQDGSVHEDHGTGLHAQVRDGHLDDMWIEVELDENEAGPKVQAEVSAAFDFAPIFEQLIPKKKRRRRMKVKEARQAFMREESLRHLDMRRVVDEAIERVEEYGIVFIDELDKVAVRQNSHGPDVSREGVQRDLLPLVEGTTVSTRHGLVSTDHILFVAAGAFHVSTPADLLPELQGRFPIRVNLDPLTQDDFRRILTEPSNSLTRQYSALMATEGVTLQFESSAIEAIAEMAFQANENAENIGARRLQTVMEKLFEEISFSAPERDGEVIPVTDAFVRARLGDIVADRDLSRYIL